AATTTTTGAAAATTTAAGACTTTCAGCACAGGATGCTGATTTGGTGCAAATGCGGTGCGCTGCGCAAGAGGCGGGTGCTTTGGAATTCATTGAAAAACTGCCACAGGGTTTTGAATTTAAGCTTGGTGATCGTGGTGCGCCACTTTCCGGGGGGCAGATACGTCGTCTTGCCTTAACACGGGCTTTGTTAAGTGGAGCAAGTTTGCTGGTGCTGGATGAGCCCACGGCGGATCTGGATCAAGAAAATGCCCAGCTATTGGCCGAGGCGATAGAGCGTTCTGCAAAAGGACGGATTGTCGTGGCAATTTCACACCGTGAGGATATTGGTGCTTTGGCGGCGCAGAGTCTGCGCTTGGAAAAGGGCCGTTTGGTTTCTGAAAAAAAGCTTGAGGAGCGCAAATAATGAAGATTATGCGCTATATTATGGGGCCCTATCGTTGGCTTTTACTGGGGGGACTGCTTCTTTCCTGCTTGGCCTCAATGGCAAATTTCTGTCTGATGTTTCTTTCAGGCTGGCTGCTGGCCGCTGCCGCCGCTGCGGGGATGGGCGGATTGGTTGTGCGTAATATGTTTAATATTGCCCTGCCGGCAACAGGGGTTCGATTTTTTGCTATTTCAAGAATTGTCGCCCGTTATGGGGATCGTTTGCTTAACCACGATGCCGCTTTAAGGGCGACAGGACGCTTGCGCGCTTGGTGTTTTCAGCAACTCATTCCAAATTCCGTTCGTCTTTCACAAATGACGCGTGGGGGGGATTTCCTAGGTCGGTTTGTAACAGATACGGAAAAGATGGGGCAGGTCTATTTGGATGTTTGGCTGGTCGTTGGAACAGCTTTTATTTCCTCGATTCTTGCCGCTATTTTAGTGGCATGTTTTTCACTTTCCTGTGGGCTATTACTTTTCTCAGCGTTATTGAGTGTGGGGCTTTTTCTGCCGTGGCTTGCCGGTTTTTTTGCAGCAGAACATGTTTTAGATAATGTCAAAAATATGGAAAAACTTCAGGGAGAGCTTGTGGAGGATATGCAGGGAATGCCTGATATTCTCTTTTGCGGGACGGCGGACATGCGTCTGAAACAGGTGGAGAACATTCAAGCTCAGGTAAATCATTCGGCTTTAAAAGAAGTTTTTCGAGTCAATATTTTACGTCATTTGGTTCCGGTATTTGCAACCGTTACCTTGGTTTTGACAGTTATTTTGGCGGATCGGGACTATCTCATAAATAAAATTTCAGCGCCGCAGATTGCCATGCTGGCACTTGGGGCGCTTGCGGCGTTTGAGTTTGTGGCGCCTCTGGTCGATGCACGGCTTGCTTGGCATCGTTTTAAACGGGCAAATGAACGGGTTATGGCTTTGTGTGGTCTTCCAGAAAAGAAGTCTGAAACCGCTTATTTAAAGGATGGTAAATCTGTCACACTTGCAACACATATTAGTTCAGACATTGCCCTAAATCGTGATAATGCGCATATCCTAGTAATCAATGAGGTTACGTTATTCTATCCGGGACAGAAATTTCCTGTTCTTGATAGGCTTTCTCTTACCTTAGGTAAGGGAGAGCGCGTGGCAATAATAGGCCCTTCGGGGGCTGGAAAGACCAGTTTAGTCCGTCTTTTAGGTGGACTTATGCTCCCAAGTTCGGGACGTATTTCCGTAAAAGGTTCTCCCTTGGGAGAGGCTGAGGAAGGCGGGGCTTTTCAGTCTGTTGGGGTTATGGCGCAGGATTTTCATCTTTTTGCTGGAAGCGTGCGTGATAACCTACTTCTTGCTTGTCCCGGAGCGAGCAAGGAGGAAATGTGGGAGGCACTTGCTTTGGCAGGGCTGGCGGATGAGGTCAAGCAGATGGAGAATGGCTTGGATACGCAAGTTGGGGAGCAGGGGATTCGTATCTCAGGTGGGCAGGGGCGTCGGCTTGCTGCGGCTCAGATACTGCTCCGTAAACCTGAGTTGCTCATCCTTGACGAACCGACGGAAAGCTTACCTTCAGAAGTTGGCACGACTCTCATATCGTCGATTCTTAATGCTTTGCCTGAGGCTGCTGTTGTTTGCATTACGCACCGGCAGGAGCCACTGGCATTTATGGATCGTGTCTTGCGGTTACAGGATGGAAGGTTTTGTCCGGAAGAAGTTTCTTAAGCCCGGTTTCCTTGTGGGAGCCGTTCGATAACAGGCATATTTTCTTTTTCCTGAATTCAGGAGATTTATAGTGGATTTAATTAACCCGGTTGTAGTGGATCTATCGCGATTTCAGTTCGCGTTGACCGCTCTTTACCATTTTATGTTTGTCCCATTGACTTTGGGGCTGACATTCTTTTTAGCGGCATGTGAGACAGCTTATGTCATCACAGGTCGTGAACTTTACAAAGAGATTACCAGATTCTGGGGACTCCTCTTTGGCATTAACTTTGCTCTCGGTGTTTCTACCGGTATGACGATGGAATTCGAGTTCGGAACCAACTGGTCCATGTACTCGCATTTCTTCGGTGATATCTTTGGAACGCCTCTCGCCGTTGAAGGCTTGGTGGCGTTCTTTATGGAAGGAACATTCGTTGGGATCATGTTCTTTGGCTGGGACCGTCTAAGTCGTCCCGTTCATTTGGCTGTGACATGGATTGTTGCCCTTGGCTCCAACCTTTCAGCTTTGTGGATCTTGATTGCCAACGGAAACATGCAGGTGCCACGTGGCGGTTATTTTGACCCGCACACAATGCGTCTTCAGATGGACAGCCTAGAACAGGTTGTTTTCAACATGGATGCACAGGCTAAATTTGTTCATACCTCTGTTGCAGGTTACGTGTGTGCAGCGATGCTGGTGATGGGTGTGAGCGCCTTTTACCTTCTTCGTGGCCAATATCGTGATTTTGCGCTTCGTTCATTCCGTATTGCTTCTGTTTTCGGTATTTTTGCGATTGTTGCCGCAATCGTTGCCGGGGATGCGCTTGGTGTTTCCGATTATGAAGATCAGCCAACAAAGCTTGATGCGATGGAAGGTATCTGGGAAACAACGCAGCCACCTTTCGCACCTTGGGCTCTTTTTGCGATTCCAGATCAGAAAGCACAGACAAACCATTTTGAACTTGGGATTCCATATGTTTTGGGTCCATTGGTTACACATAGCTTCAGCACCCCTGTTTTGGGTATGCGTGAACTTCAAGTACAGGCAGATCCAAAAATCCGCTCCGGTATCTTGGCGCTTACAGCATTGCAGTCCTATGCAAAAACACAATCTCAGGATGATCTAGATCTGTTCCGTGCACATGAGGGTGACCTCGGGTACGGCTTCCTCGCAATGCCACATGCACCATTGCAGGATGTCTCTCAGATTACAGCAGATCAGCTTGATAACGTTGTTAAAGCCACACAGCCAGACATTCTTCCAAATGTTTTCGTGACTTTCTGGGGCTTCCGCTTCATGGTCTTCTTGGCTGGTTGGTTTATGTTGCTTTTCGGTATCGGCGCATGGCTGAGCTTGAAAAATCAAATCGAAAATTATCCATTGGTTCTCAAAGCGCTTGTTTACTCCATTCCGTTGCCTGTTCTTGCGACAGAATATGGTTGGGTTGTTGCTGAGTGCGGACGTCAGCCTTGGACTGTTTTCGAGAAGTTGACAACATTCGTTTCTGCTTCTTCCCATAGTGTCGGTTACATGATTTTCTCTTTGATTGGTTTTGCCGTGATTTACACAGCATTCATCATTGTTGAAATGTACCTGATGTTCCGTGTCGCTCGCTTAGGCCCAACAAATTTGTTGGAACATGCTTCAAGCGAACAGCACATCAGCCAATATAGCGAGGTCTAATATGATTATAGCGGGCTTTTCGGTCTATGTGGCCTGTAAACTGATTTGGGGCTTTTTGCTTACGGTTCTGTTAGCCATGGTCGGCCTTATGGTCGGTATGGATATGGGCGTGGGTACAATGCTCAATTTTGTGGGGCGTGATAATGATGAGCGTCGCACACTCTTAGCCATGATCGGCCCTCATTGGGAAGGTAACCAAACTTGGTTCATTCTCTGTGGTGGTGCCATTTTTGCGGCCTTCCCAACTCTGTACGGTACTTCTTTCTCCGCACTTTATATTGTCATGATTCTCCTTCTGTTTATCATGATTTTACGTCCTGTTGCGTTTGAATATCGTGGCCTTGTTGAATCCAACATTGCACGTACCTGCTGGGATTGGGCTTTCTTTGTCTCCGGCTTTGGTCCAATGATGATTTTCGGTATGGCTATCGGAAATGTCTTAGAAGGTATCGGCTTCCACTTCTTGTGGAATGGTCAGTACATTCAAGATGAATCATTCTTGGCTTATCTCCTCAACCCATTCGCAATTCTTTGCGGATTGATGTCTGTTGCCCTTAGCATTCAGCAAGGTGCCTCCATTATTATGGTTGACGGTGTTGGTGTTCTTTACAAAAGAGCTCAAGCTTGGGGTGTGATTGCTGGTCCTGTTGCAGCAGTTCTTTTTCTTGTTGGCGGTTTTTATGTCTTTAGAATGACAGGCTTCAACATGGTTGATGCTGATCCTGCAATGGCTTCCTATCCGCTTCTTGGACAGCATGCGGAAATGGTAAGAGGCGCATGGCTAAACAATTACAATGCACATCCAATTCTTTGGATTTTCCCTGCATTGGCGCTGTTTGCTATCCTTGCACAATCTGTTTTGATTAAACTTGAAAAAGCAGATATTGCTTGGTGGAGTGGTCTTGGTGTTTGGGCTGGTGTTATCGGCACCGTTGGTTCTGCCATGTTCCCATTCTTGATGCCTTCTTATAAAAATCCTGATCAGAGCTTAACGCTTTGGAACGCTGTTGGCAGTGAATATGGATTGACATGCATGGTTGTTTTGGCGGGTATCTTTATCCCTGTAATCCTATGCTACACATCTTGGTGCTACTGGGCGATGCGCGGTAAAGTGACCATTAATGATGTCATCAATAATGATCACGGCTACTGAGTCAAACAGGAAAGGAAGTATTTATGTATAAACAAAATTCCAGTTTGGCGAAGCTTTTCCTTGAATTTTGCGGCCTCGCTGCAATCGTTCTTTTTGCAACCTTGGTTGCAATGGTGACTTCTCATTGCGGTCCTTGGTATTTGATTTGGCTCATGGGCACAACGATGGCAGTTGTCATCGCTGCGGTCAGTGGTGAATATGTCGATATCCAAGACAAGGAAAGAGTTACAGAAGAAAGGAATAGCAATGTTTGAATATGTTGTTTTCGCCATTCCATTACTCTTTTTAGGAATTTATGGCACAGCTGCTCTTATTATGAAGAAGCTTTATCCATAATCCTTAAATATGATGCCTGCTCTTTTGAACAGGCATCATAGTGGAATAAAAAAAGCCTGCTCCATGAAATGGAGCAGGCTTTTTTGTGGTTTAAATTCTTTTAAAGCGAAGAGGGCTTTAAGAGAGAAAAAATTTCCTGGCGTTTTGCAAGATTCTCTTCCCATTCTCCTGCGACTTCAAAGGTCGTTGTGCAACTATGCGCAGCTCGAATACCTCTCAGACTCATGCAAGCATGTTCGGCCTCAATGATCACAAGAGCCGCTTTTGCCTCTAAATCATGGATGAGGGCTTCAAGAATTTGCTTTGTTAAGCGCTCTTGAAGTTGTGGTCTTCGTGCATAGCCATTGACCATACGTGCCAATTTAGAAAGGCCTGTGACTTCTTTTCCATTGGAGAGGTAGGCGAGATGAACTTTGCCTGTTACGGGCAGGAGATGATGCTCACAAAAGGAGATAAAGGGAATATCTCGAACGATCACAGGCGTTTTGCAATTTTCAGAGGAAAAACGGGTTTTGAGATGATCCCCTGGATTCTCATACAGCCCACTAAAGAATTCCAGCCATGCTTTTGCCACACGTTTGGGAGTCTCTTGCAAGCCTTCACGTTCTGGATTTTCACCCAGCGCAAGCAGCATTTCTTTGACAGCTTTTTGCATACGCTCTTGGGCATTTTCAGGCAACGTGATTGCCTTGTTAAGATTGTCGTTCATTTTTTATTTCGATCTATTTACTTGTTACAGCGTTGTTTATTTTTAAAACGGAGTCATGTTTTTAAATGACCAAGTAATTTTTTTACAGTATTTTCGCCAATTTTTAAATTAGGATCAATTTCGGCAAAAGGTTTGAGAACAAATTCCCGCAAGGCCGCCTCCACATGTGGAAGGTTTAAGGCTGTACTTTTAATTTTAAAATGACTGTAAAAAATAAGGTCAATGTCAATATGGCGAGGCCCCCATTTTTTGGAGGGAACACGGCCGATTTCACGCTCCAGCTTTTTCAACGCCCGCAAAAGTGCAAAGGGATCAAGAGTGGTTTGGCCTGTTAAACATTGGTTGAGGAATTTCCCCTGATCTGTTTTCCCCCAAGGTTCCGTTTCTAAAACCGGAGAGGTTTTAAGCACCTCAAACTCGTCTAAAAGATTTAAGCTGTTAATGGCTGCTTCTAAAAAGGCTTCTCGTTCTCCTAAATTGCTACCGAGGGCAATTCCAACGGGATAGATTTTAGTCGCAATATGGCTGATCTGTACCTGCTTTTGCAGAGAGTTCTCTCCAAAATGAGAGGGAAGGGGTGCCTCTGGTTTTTTGATGAGGATTTTTACCTGATTGAGATTATCAAAGGCTTCGAGCAGAGCGCTTCCAAGTTTTTTAGAAAGTGTTTCAATTAAATTAAAACAATTTTTTTGAACAAAATTTTCGACAAATTGACAGAGATTGGCATAGCAAATGGTTTGGGAGAGGTCATCTTGAGCTGTCATGCCAAGCCATTCTGGCGGGGTTACGGAAAGGTCTAAGGAAATAAGAAAGGGCTGAGGGATTGTTTTTTCATGGGCAAGTACGCCATGACAGGCCATGATTTTTAAGTCCTGAATTTGAACATGGATCAAAGGAGGGGAGATCATGGTGCAGTAGATTCCTGATGGTATAAGGCCTGAAAAAGGTGAAGAAAGGTTTTATGGGCTAAAATATCATGAACCCGTAAAATATCTGCTCCTTTAAGGGCAGCAAAAAGATCAGCACTTAAAGTTGCGGGAAGGCGTTCAGATGCAGCCTGTGGATGCGGACTAAATTTTTCTAAAAATCTTTTTTTAGAAAGACCAATCAGGACAGGGAGATGATAGGTCTGTTTTAAAAAAGGAATGAGGGAAAGACATTCCATATTTTGCTCAGGTGTTTTTCCAAACCCGATCCCCGGATCTAAAATAAGTTTTTCTTGAGGGATACCAGCTTTTTTTGCAATAGCGAGAGATTTTTCAAAGAAAATCTGAAATTGTTCCTTTAAAGGGAAAGAGGCGTTTGCCTGGGGAAGAGATTGCATCACAACAATAGAAGGGCATTGCCCGGTGCTTTGTGTATGTTTTGTAATGGCAAAAGCCATATGCGGATCTGTTTGGAGGCCGCCAACATCATTGATGATTTCTGCGCCATAAGAAAGTGCAAAAGAGGCTGTCTCAGATTTATACGTATCAATGGAAAAGGTAATGTTTTCTGCTTTTAAAAGGGATAAGACAGGTCGGAGACGTTCAATTTCTTTTTGAGCAGAAAGCGGTATGAAATGCGGACGTGTTGATTCAGCGCCGACATCAAGAATATCCGCCCCTTCAAGGAGAAGATTCTTTGCTTGCGCCAGAGCCGTTTTGGGTGAAAAAAAACGTCCCCCATCTGAAAAAGAATCCGGAGTGACGTTTAAAATTCCCATCAATTTGGGCAGGATAAAATCCTGCCCATTGATTAATTTTTTTAGCATTGGGTTTTAGGAAGGGTCTGTTGGTAGCTCTTTAGTGAGATCATTCATTTCTTTAAGGCTTAAACCGCCGGGAACAGGCAACTGGCCAAAGAGGAAATAAGGGGTGCCTTCCATACGGGCCAGACGGGAAAGATGAATATTTTGATTCATTTCCTCAGTGACTTTCTTGCTGGAGAAATCAGCATGGAAGCGTTTTTGGTCAAGTTTGAGCTGGGTCGCAAATTTATCAATCTGCGCTTCATCTACCGTAGAAGCTTTCATGATTAAATCACGCATTTCTTTGTATTTTCCCTGCTGTTCCGCAGCAAAAATAGCCTTGACCGCATATTGGCTTGCATCTCCCAAAAGCGGAACTTGTCGTTCAATGAGGCGAACATCTGGGTGTGCTTTGATATAATCGGCCAGAACAGGCACCATCCGTTTGCAATAGCCGCAACGAGGATCAAGAAAAGCTGTTAGTGTTTTTTTAGCGTCTTTATTTCCCCAAATGCTTTGTGGTGTGGCTTTGAGAAATAGTGCCCAATTTTTCTGAATGCTTTGTGTGACTGCCGTACTGTTTTCTTCATCCGCCTTTTGACGCAATGACATGAGGGCATCTGTGAGGATGGAAGGGTCTTTTTTCAAAGCATTCCGAACAATCTCAATAATGGCTGTGCGTTGTTTTTGGGAAAAAACCTGCTCTGCCGCCGTTTCTTTACTGGAGGGAGCCGCCGCATTCGCAGCGGAAAAAGAGGTGAGAGCAATGCCGGAAAGAAGGGCAAAACAGCTTGCTGTTTTGAGAAGAGAAGATTTTGAAAACGGATTCATAGACAGAACTTTTTAAATGAGTTTGAAGTTCTTTGAATATAGGTAATCTCTAAATAGAGTGAAAGAGCTGGTAGAAAATCCCGTCGTTTTGATGAAAGGTGTGCTTCTGTTATTTCAGCGTAAAACCGCTTATAAAATGGGGACAATTATTCTTTAAAGGGTGAAAGCGAACATATGGCTTGGATATATTTATTGCTGGCGGGCGTAACGGAAATTGGCTTTACAACATCAATGCGTTTTATTCAAAGCTGGCGGGATATTGGCTGGATTTTGAGTGTAGTCTTTTTCTCGGTTATTAGTTTGACATTGGTGCAGATGGCCTCACGTACTATTCCAATGGGAACCGCTTACGCTGTTTGGGTTGCATTAGGTGCTGTTGGAACGGTTTTACTTGGCATGATTTTTTTTGGAGAACCTGCCTCAGCGCTTCGTTTTTTATGTATTGCCGGTATCGTTTTCTGTGTGGCAGGCCTCAATTTGACAGGTGGCTAAGCATTTTAAAAAATGATTAGAATATTTTATTTATTGAAAAAAGGCTT
The sequence above is drawn from the Acetobacteraceae bacterium genome and encodes:
- the folP gene encoding dihydropteroate synthase gives rise to the protein MLKKLINGQDFILPKLMGILNVTPDSFSDGGRFFSPKTALAQAKNLLLEGADILDVGAESTRPHFIPLSAQKEIERLRPVLSLLKAENITFSIDTYKSETASFALSYGAEIINDVGGLQTDPHMAFAITKHTQSTGQCPSIVVMQSLPQANASFPLKEQFQIFFEKSLAIAKKAGIPQEKLILDPGIGFGKTPEQNMECLSLIPFLKQTYHLPVLIGLSKKRFLEKFSPHPQAASERLPATLSADLFAALKGADILRVHDILAHKTFLHLFQALYHQESTAP
- a CDS encoding cytochrome bd-I ubiquinol oxidase subunit CydA (part of the aerobic respiratory chain; catalyzes the ubiquinol to ubiquinone) gives rise to the protein MDLINPVVVDLSRFQFALTALYHFMFVPLTLGLTFFLAACETAYVITGRELYKEITRFWGLLFGINFALGVSTGMTMEFEFGTNWSMYSHFFGDIFGTPLAVEGLVAFFMEGTFVGIMFFGWDRLSRPVHLAVTWIVALGSNLSALWILIANGNMQVPRGGYFDPHTMRLQMDSLEQVVFNMDAQAKFVHTSVAGYVCAAMLVMGVSAFYLLRGQYRDFALRSFRIASVFGIFAIVAAIVAGDALGVSDYEDQPTKLDAMEGIWETTQPPFAPWALFAIPDQKAQTNHFELGIPYVLGPLVTHSFSTPVLGMRELQVQADPKIRSGILALTALQSYAKTQSQDDLDLFRAHEGDLGYGFLAMPHAPLQDVSQITADQLDNVVKATQPDILPNVFVTFWGFRFMVFLAGWFMLLFGIGAWLSLKNQIENYPLVLKALVYSIPLPVLATEYGWVVAECGRQPWTVFEKLTTFVSASSHSVGYMIFSLIGFAVIYTAFIIVEMYLMFRVARLGPTNLLEHASSEQHISQYSEV
- the folE gene encoding GTP cyclohydrolase I FolE, producing the protein MNDNLNKAITLPENAQERMQKAVKEMLLALGENPEREGLQETPKRVAKAWLEFFSGLYENPGDHLKTRFSSENCKTPVIVRDIPFISFCEHHLLPVTGKVHLAYLSNGKEVTGLSKLARMVNGYARRPQLQERLTKQILEALIHDLEAKAALVIIEAEHACMSLRGIRAAHSCTTTFEVAGEWEENLAKRQEIFSLLKPSSL
- a CDS encoding DsbA family protein, which codes for MNPFSKSSLLKTASCFALLSGIALTSFSAANAAAPSSKETAAEQVFSQKQRTAIIEIVRNALKKDPSILTDALMSLRQKADEENSTAVTQSIQKNWALFLKATPQSIWGNKDAKKTLTAFLDPRCGYCKRMVPVLADYIKAHPDVRLIERQVPLLGDASQYAVKAIFAAEQQGKYKEMRDLIMKASTVDEAQIDKFATQLKLDQKRFHADFSSKKVTEEMNQNIHLSRLARMEGTPYFLFGQLPVPGGLSLKEMNDLTKELPTDPS
- a CDS encoding multidrug efflux SMR transporter, with product MAWIYLLLAGVTEIGFTTSMRFIQSWRDIGWILSVVFFSVISLTLVQMASRTIPMGTAYAVWVALGAVGTVLLGMIFFGEPASALRFLCIAGIVFCVAGLNLTGG
- the cydC gene encoding thiol reductant ABC exporter subunit CydC, which codes for MKIMRYIMGPYRWLLLGGLLLSCLASMANFCLMFLSGWLLAAAAAAGMGGLVVRNMFNIALPATGVRFFAISRIVARYGDRLLNHDAALRATGRLRAWCFQQLIPNSVRLSQMTRGGDFLGRFVTDTEKMGQVYLDVWLVVGTAFISSILAAILVACFSLSCGLLLFSALLSVGLFLPWLAGFFAAEHVLDNVKNMEKLQGELVEDMQGMPDILFCGTADMRLKQVENIQAQVNHSALKEVFRVNILRHLVPVFATVTLVLTVILADRDYLINKISAPQIAMLALGALAAFEFVAPLVDARLAWHRFKRANERVMALCGLPEKKSETAYLKDGKSVTLATHISSDIALNRDNAHILVINEVTLFYPGQKFPVLDRLSLTLGKGERVAIIGPSGAGKTSLVRLLGGLMLPSSGRISVKGSPLGEAEEGGAFQSVGVMAQDFHLFAGSVRDNLLLACPGASKEEMWEALALAGLADEVKQMENGLDTQVGEQGIRISGGQGRRLAAAQILLRKPELLILDEPTESLPSEVGTTLISSILNALPEAAVVCITHRQEPLAFMDRVLRLQDGRFCPEEVS
- the folK gene encoding 2-amino-4-hydroxy-6-hydroxymethyldihydropteridine diphosphokinase → MISPPLIHVQIQDLKIMACHGVLAHEKTIPQPFLISLDLSVTPPEWLGMTAQDDLSQTICYANLCQFVENFVQKNCFNLIETLSKKLGSALLEAFDNLNQVKILIKKPEAPLPSHFGENSLQKQVQISHIATKIYPVGIALGSNLGEREAFLEAAINSLNLLDEFEVLKTSPVLETEPWGKTDQGKFLNQCLTGQTTLDPFALLRALKKLEREIGRVPSKKWGPRHIDIDLIFYSHFKIKSTALNLPHVEAALREFVLKPFAEIDPNLKIGENTVKKLLGHLKT
- the cydB gene encoding cytochrome d ubiquinol oxidase subunit II, whose protein sequence is MIIAGFSVYVACKLIWGFLLTVLLAMVGLMVGMDMGVGTMLNFVGRDNDERRTLLAMIGPHWEGNQTWFILCGGAIFAAFPTLYGTSFSALYIVMILLLFIMILRPVAFEYRGLVESNIARTCWDWAFFVSGFGPMMIFGMAIGNVLEGIGFHFLWNGQYIQDESFLAYLLNPFAILCGLMSVALSIQQGASIIMVDGVGVLYKRAQAWGVIAGPVAAVLFLVGGFYVFRMTGFNMVDADPAMASYPLLGQHAEMVRGAWLNNYNAHPILWIFPALALFAILAQSVLIKLEKADIAWWSGLGVWAGVIGTVGSAMFPFLMPSYKNPDQSLTLWNAVGSEYGLTCMVVLAGIFIPVILCYTSWCYWAMRGKVTINDVINNDHGY